GTTGTAGTTTCATATCTTAGCTTTCAAAAAAGTCAAGCCACACCCAAACCCGAGGTCTATAATGTTAGTtatgaataaaatattgaaCATTGATTATGAGTGATAACTGGTGTAGAACCTGTAATGAGGAAATTAGATGAAGGAAACTAAACGGAATCCTCAATTAATTCATGGAAATAAACTTATGTGAATGGAATTCGCAATGATACGAGAGCTCACATTATAGTGAAGCTATGAAATGATACTAATAATACCTCTTGATTCAAAGCATGAGAGGTGCCTGGAGCAGGATCATCTGTGATAGGAGGAAACCAGTTAATCAGAGAAGGAGGCAGGTGCATTGCACCTCTGTCAATTAATTTTACCTAAATCCTTGATACTGATTATCGTTGCTTCAATTACAGTAGGTGTccataataataagaatatggGTACTGAATAATATTTCATTGACTAGTTTCCTGGTTTGGAAATTAGTGGTGTTAGTGTGACTGGCGACCaggaataaaattattgaaatgaaatttaatttgactagTTTCCTGGTTTGGAAACTAGTGGCATCAGTGTGGCTAATGACCTggaataaatttattgaaatgaaatttaatcTGACTCGTTTCCTTGTTTGGGAACTAGTGGTGTCAATATATCCTCTTTGAATGGATGGCAggagaaatagaaaagaaagacaatGGTCCAGTCAAAGATTACTGGTTTTATTTAATCTCACCttaatttatccaaaaaaaaaaaagttgcacgAAGGTTCTGGTTTTGTAAGAGTTTCTCGGTTGCAAATGTATTAGCTTTTGTCCACTGTTCTCCTTTTCTCTGCACTATGTCCACTTGTATGCTTTCTTGATATGTATTGGattattgttaaaaacaaaCTAGTAGGTAAATTTCATAGCCTATGATTTGCTTAATTCTGTGATAGTAAGTGGTGAAATTATAGTTTTCGGGTTTAGATTTGGGTCAGGTTGGAGTCGGGTTGAATGATTTTGTACATCCAATTAACATCATTAGTGTGGAATTGATTGAAATGCGTCTTCAACATTTGATGTTGATGGTGTGATGGATTACAGTTCCTTTGCATTTGGTTTTCCAGCTTGctgtgaagagagagaaagatgggGAGGAGGATATTGAACGATGCCTTGAGGGCAATAGTGAACGCAGAGAGGAGAAGTAAATCTACTGTGGAGTTACAGCCCATTTCTACTGTCACGTCTTCTTTTCTTAAGATCATGAAAGACAGgggatatataaaaaactttcatGTTTATGATCCACACAGAGTGGGAAGGATAACTGTTGAATTACAAGGCAGGGTTACTGATTGTCGAGCTCTCACTTACAGGCAAGACATTAAGGCAAAGGATATAGAAGCTTACAGATTGCGGAACCTTCCTACACGGCAGTGGGGTTATGTTGTGGTCACAACTCCGGATGGTATATTGGATCATGAAGAGGCTATCAGTCGGAATGTGGGAGGTCAGGTTCTTGGTTATTTTCATTAGATGTGTCTTCTGTGTCATCTTTTCAGATTGTGAGAACTTGGAAGCTCAAAAGGACCATGAtggttcttgttttcttttccttttttgaagGGTAAATTAACTTTCAATTGAAGCCCGcatctcctctctcttttaagTGAAATGAGTTTACTTTAGCTGTATCAAAAGTAACAGTCAATGGCTCCTTTATCATGTAGTCAAGTTCAGACTTTGCGAAGCGTTGATGATATCATGGATGTGGCAAAACATGTTGCTTGAGAGGTTCAGTCAAGTAAATTCCTCCTGTTTCAGGTCTCAGGTAAAATCCTATTTGTTGTGGCTTTGGACCATGGGAATTAGCACTCTCATAACTGATGCGTTTTGCAGCAAGTCAATTAAATTTCGGTAAAACATCAATATTTTCTTGTGCAAACGACGtcattgaagggaaaaaaaaaaagccctttgcttttttttctcttctttttgaataaatgaaatgttgttttgattttttttctcttaggaGCATAAACATcatcttatgtttttttcttttttaaaaagaaagaaatatatcatTTACCTATGTCAATACTGAAAAGCGAATTATACCAGTCCAAGTGTTCTACGCTGTGGGTCTGATTTCAAAGAACTAATCTTGTAAAATATTGCGCACATAACGTGTTGCATCGTCTCATTTCAACAAAAGATAAGATTAGTTTGGATTATATTATTGTCCTTCACGATGCTATTGTTCTaagaaagaatttttaaaatataaaagaacatccaagtgtgtttatttatttgttgttagaaatattttttaaattgtgtggGGGTTAATTTCCTTGTGACCGGGCAGCTTGTTGAGTTTAAAGACAAATCACGACAAATcgaataacagaaaaaaaataaaatataatttgactaaaataatttaaaataatatttttaaaaaatatataattttaatatatgtctaaaaatatataattttaaaacggAAACACCCGTTAATACTATATATCTCAAAACAAGAATGAAAGCAAGACAATTATTTCTTGTTGCTGACATGGGAAAATGTTATTGGATAACAAACTTCACCATACGTGGCCCTCTAAAGGAAATACGTAAACAACTTCATGACTGGTGGcgttgctttttttatttctgaagTACCAAATTAATTACTTCGAGCGTATCCATAAGGGCCCGTCACTTATTACATCacaacaatcaaataataacaAGCCACGTATTCACAAAGTATTCCCTTCCACACAAACGCCTAATTTCATTGGCTGCCAATAAAAGTTTACGTGGCAGGCATGTAGGATGATTGATGGCAGTGATTTTACCAAGCATTTTTTACCCGTCTCTCGTTTGACTCCACATTGACCTGCCTCTTTTGGTAAAACcctatctctctctctatttctttctgcaaatattaaaaaaatctcattttcatcTCTCCCCCTCTCTATGCCCCCCCGATCTGTATCTCTAGTAACCGTTAGAGAGAGAGCCTCTTCAGGTGCATCTCTTTCTGTCAAACTATACGTGTTTTTGTctttaaatttgggcttatgaTTATTGATTCCT
This region of Populus trichocarpa isolate Nisqually-1 chromosome 9, P.trichocarpa_v4.1, whole genome shotgun sequence genomic DNA includes:
- the LOC7454868 gene encoding 40S ribosomal protein S15a-5, producing the protein MGRRILNDALRAIVNAERRSKSTVELQPISTVTSSFLKIMKDRGYIKNFHVYDPHRVGRITVELQGRVTDCRALTYRQDIKAKDIEAYRLRNLPTRQWGYVVVTTPDGILDHEEAISRNVGGQVLGYFH